Within the Pseudonocardia alni genome, the region GCTACGAGGACTCCAAGGAGGCCGTGAACGCGTTCCTCGAGCGCCGCGAACCGGTCTACACGGGACGGTGACCGTGGAATCCCTGAAGGACTTCCGGGCCAGGGCCCGGGCCTGGCTCGCCGCGAACGGCGCACCCGATGTCCCAGTGGACCCCGACGCCCGGTTCGCCGTGCTGCGCCGCTGGCAGAGGACCCTGTCCGACGCCGGCTGGCTCGGTCTCGCCTGGTCGCGGGAGGCGGGCGGCGGCGGGCTCACCCACGCCCACCAGCTGGTGTTCGTCGAGGAGCTCGTGCGGGCCCGTGCCCCCCAGCCCGTCGGCCTGATCGGGCTCGAGGTCGTCGGCCCCTCGATCGACCGCTACGGCACCGACCGACAGCGCCGCGAGCTGCTTCCCCGCATGCTCTCCGGTGAGGACATCTGGTGCCAGGGCTTCTCCGAGCCCGACGCCGGGTCCGACCTCGCCTCCCTGCGTACCCGCGCGGTCGCCGACGGCGACGACTACGTGGTCACCGGCCAGAAGATCTGGACCAGCTGGGCGCACGAGGCGCAGTGGTGTGCGTTGCTGGTCCGCACCGACCCGGCCGTGCGCAAGCAGGCGGGCATCAGCTACCTGCTCGTCGACATGGCGAGCCCCGGGGTCACCGCCCGGCCCATCCGGCAGATGACCGGCGACCGGGAGTTCTGCGAGGTCTTCCTCGACGAGGTCCGGGTGCCACGGCGGAACCTGCTCGGGGCCGAGAACGACGGCTGGGCGATCGCCACCCACACCCTGGGCAGCGAACGCGGGGCCGCCACCCTACGCCGCCGGGTGGAGCTCGAGGTCGCGCTGGAGGACGCGATCGGCGAGCTCCGCGCGCACGGCGCCGTCGGTGACCGGGCCCGGGCCGCGGTCGGGCGGGCCCAGGTCGCCATGCGGGTCCTCGACGCGCAGACCCGGCAGACCACCGCCCGGCTCGTCGCAGGCGCGGGCCCGACTCCGCTGGACTCGGTGGACAAGCTCGTGCTCAACGACGCCGAGCAGACCGTGTTCGCCGAGATCGCGGGGCTGCTGGGCGCCCTGCGTGCGGTGCCCGTCGCCCGGCCCGGCGGCCTGCGGTCCGACCGCTGGGCCCGTGAGCACCTGTACTCGCGGGCCGCCTCCATCTACGGCGGCTCCGCCCAGATCCAACGCACCATCGTGGCCGAACGACTCCTGGGGCTGCCCCGTGGCTGAGCACGACGACTTCGTGTCCGCAGTGGACGACTACCTCACCCGGTCCTATGCGGGCGACCGCCGGCGCGACCTGCTGGACGGCGGCGGCTGGGACGCGGGCCTCGCGGCCGAGCTCGCCGAGCTCGGCTGGTACTCCCTGGCCGTGTCGCAGGACCGGGGCGGTCTCGGTGCCCCACCGGCCGGTCTCGGCCACGTGTTCCTGGAGTACGGGCGGCACCTGCTCATCGGGCCGCTGCTGGAGAACAGCCTGCTCCCGGCGCTGGTCGAGGGGATCGACCCGGACGCCGACGGGACACCGCCCGCGCTCGTCGATCCGGGGGCGTCCGTCCCGGGCGACCTGGGGTCGGTCGCGCTCACCGGGCGGGAGCTCGCCGGGTCCGTCTCCGCCGTCCGGTTCGCCGCGCAGGCGGGCGTGCTCGTCGTCCTCGCCGGTGCGACGGTGTGCCTGGTCGACCCCGGCGCGCCCGGAGTGCACATCGAGCCGCTGGCGAGTGCCGATCCGGGGGTCGCGTTCGCGTCCGTCTCCCTCGACGGCGCGGTGGCCCACACCCTGGTCACCGACGACGGGCTCGGGGACCGGATCCGGTCGTGGGCCCGGCTGCTGCTCGCCTGCGAGCTCAGCGGCCTCGCCCGCGGCGCACTGGACCGCACCGTGGCCCACGTCGGGCA harbors:
- a CDS encoding acyl-CoA dehydrogenase family protein, with protein sequence MESLKDFRARARAWLAANGAPDVPVDPDARFAVLRRWQRTLSDAGWLGLAWSREAGGGGLTHAHQLVFVEELVRARAPQPVGLIGLEVVGPSIDRYGTDRQRRELLPRMLSGEDIWCQGFSEPDAGSDLASLRTRAVADGDDYVVTGQKIWTSWAHEAQWCALLVRTDPAVRKQAGISYLLVDMASPGVTARPIRQMTGDREFCEVFLDEVRVPRRNLLGAENDGWAIATHTLGSERGAATLRRRVELEVALEDAIGELRAHGAVGDRARAAVGRAQVAMRVLDAQTRQTTARLVAGAGPTPLDSVDKLVLNDAEQTVFAEIAGLLGALRAVPVARPGGLRSDRWAREHLYSRAASIYGGSAQIQRTIVAERLLGLPRG
- a CDS encoding acyl-CoA dehydrogenase family protein encodes the protein MAEHDDFVSAVDDYLTRSYAGDRRRDLLDGGGWDAGLAAELAELGWYSLAVSQDRGGLGAPPAGLGHVFLEYGRHLLIGPLLENSLLPALVEGIDPDADGTPPALVDPGASVPGDLGSVALTGRELAGSVSAVRFAAQAGVLVVLAGATVCLVDPGAPGVHIEPLASADPGVAFASVSLDGAVAHTLVTDDGLGDRIRSWARLLLACELSGLARGALDRTVAHVGQREQFGRPIGGFQAVQHLAADMSARSTGLHNLCLAALADARGASPSELDLITSTAKAHAADAAVRVCEDAIQLHGGMGFTTETDVSWYYRRALALRGWYGDETELQHHIGAALLAPERQP